The following proteins are co-located in the Siansivirga zeaxanthinifaciens CC-SAMT-1 genome:
- a CDS encoding Ppx/GppA phosphatase family protein, with product MLSIKKYAAIDIGSNAVRLLISNIIEQKGKPVKFKKNSLVRVPIRLGADVFVNNKISKENTNRIVDTMLAFKLLMKSHKVVKYKACATSAMRESKNGKQVVDLVLKNSDIVIDIIEGEEEAAIIAATDLNSYIDIDKTYLYVDVGGGSTEFTVIHEGNTIASRSFKIGTVRLLNDMVSKEAWQELEIWIKEHTRQYDKISVLGSGGNINKIFKVSGKALGKPLTYFYLTSYYNLLQSYSYEERITELDLNQDRADVIIPAMRIYLSSMKWSNAKNIYVPKIGLADGIIKSIYFDTVSSHTQ from the coding sequence ATGTTATCAATAAAAAAATATGCTGCCATCGATATAGGATCTAATGCCGTTAGGTTATTAATTTCAAATATCATAGAACAAAAAGGTAAACCCGTTAAGTTTAAAAAAAATTCATTAGTACGAGTTCCAATTCGTTTAGGAGCAGATGTTTTTGTTAACAATAAAATTTCAAAAGAAAATACCAATCGTATTGTAGACACGATGTTAGCTTTCAAACTTCTAATGAAATCTCACAAAGTTGTTAAATATAAGGCCTGTGCTACATCGGCAATGCGAGAATCTAAAAATGGTAAGCAGGTAGTCGATTTGGTTTTAAAAAATTCTGATATTGTTATTGATATTATTGAAGGTGAAGAAGAAGCCGCAATAATTGCTGCAACCGATTTAAATTCATACATCGATATTGATAAAACGTATTTATATGTGGATGTAGGAGGTGGAAGTACCGAATTTACTGTAATTCATGAAGGTAACACCATAGCATCCCGATCATTTAAAATAGGAACCGTAAGGCTCTTAAACGATATGGTTTCTAAAGAAGCCTGGCAAGAATTAGAAATCTGGATTAAGGAACATACCAGACAATACGATAAAATTTCGGTATTGGGTTCTGGTGGTAACATTAATAAAATATTTAAAGTATCAGGGAAAGCTTTAGGTAAACCCCTAACATATTTTTATTTAACGTCTTACTATAACTTACTTCAAAGTTATTCCTACGAAGAGCGTATTACAGAACTCGATTTAAATCAGGATAGGGCAGACGTTATTATACCTGCGATGCGAATTTATTTATCTTCCATGAAATGGAGTAATGCTAAAAATATTTACGTTCCTAAAATAGGTTTAGCAGATGGTATAATTAAAAGTATCTATTTTGATACCGTTTCTAGCCATACACAGTAA
- a CDS encoding porin family protein, producing the protein MKKIYLAMLLLVSVYGYSQEVKFGVRGGYNISNLDFDTPITVENIHRNGIFIGFLAEIGLSKGIAFMPEIQLSAEGAKDEDLQLDYLQMPLYFKFRLSEKFHVGLGPQVGLKSHKFEDGLRDWAYSGVGGLEFKLSHTLFLDARYTYGVVNIFDKDLGDEAINTNIQLGIGYKF; encoded by the coding sequence ATGAAAAAAATTTACTTAGCTATGTTACTTCTGGTATCCGTTTATGGCTATTCTCAAGAAGTGAAATTTGGTGTACGAGGCGGATACAATATTTCTAATTTAGATTTTGATACGCCCATAACCGTTGAAAATATTCATAGAAATGGAATTTTTATAGGGTTTTTAGCTGAAATTGGTTTGTCTAAAGGCATCGCTTTTATGCCAGAAATTCAACTCTCGGCAGAAGGTGCAAAGGATGAAGATTTACAATTAGATTATTTGCAAATGCCGCTTTATTTTAAATTTAGATTGAGTGAAAAGTTTCACGTTGGACTAGGTCCTCAAGTGGGTTTAAAGAGTCATAAATTTGAAGATGGCCTTAGAGATTGGGCCTATTCTGGTGTAGGTGGTTTAGAATTCAAGTTATCTCACACCTTATTTTTAGATGCAAGATATACCTACGGTGTTGTTAATATATTCGACAAAGATTTAGGTGATGAAGCTATAAATACTAATATTCAATTAGGTATTGGTTATAAGTTTTAA
- the miaE gene encoding tRNA-(ms[2]io[6]A)-hydroxylase encodes MLGLKLPTDPRWVNIVEKNIEEILTDHAFCEQKATSTAISLIVSFPEYSELVTEMTALVKEEISHFKMVHDKILERGWTLGRDRKDDYVLQLVKFFPKGGSRTTQLVHRLLYAALIEARSCERFRLLSEELQDKELATFYRNLMVSEANHYTMFLGFARKYGNKKEVDTKWQQLLDYEAKIIANLGTTEAIHG; translated from the coding sequence ATGCTAGGTTTAAAATTACCAACAGATCCAAGATGGGTTAATATTGTTGAAAAAAATATAGAAGAAATTTTAACAGATCACGCATTTTGTGAACAAAAAGCGACCAGCACCGCTATTTCATTAATTGTTAGTTTTCCCGAATATAGTGAGTTGGTAACAGAAATGACTGCTTTAGTGAAAGAGGAAATTAGTCATTTTAAAATGGTTCACGATAAAATTTTAGAGCGCGGTTGGACTTTAGGAAGAGATCGAAAAGATGATTATGTATTACAATTAGTTAAATTTTTTCCAAAAGGCGGCAGCAGAACAACACAATTGGTGCATCGATTACTTTATGCAGCTTTAATAGAAGCTAGAAGTTGTGAGCGTTTTAGACTTCTTTCTGAAGAATTACAAGATAAAGAATTAGCTACCTTTTACAGAAATTTAATGGTAAGTGAAGCTAACCATTACACCATGTTTTTAGGCTTTGCCAGAAAGTATGGAAATAAAAAAGAAGTTGATACCAAATGGCAACAACTTCTTGATTATGAAGCTAAAATTATAGCTAATTTAGGAACAACCGAAGCCATTCATGGTTAA